The following coding sequences are from one Danio rerio strain Tuebingen ecotype United States chromosome 21, GRCz12tu, whole genome shotgun sequence window:
- the mlana gene encoding melanoma antigen recognized by T-cells 1, producing the protein MAAAEPVTVMRTTQGLSESLSHTHRSSEPFRPAQTHSTAGVSADSGIMSYGGSGSVSRGEFSVHFSSRRGAGLIRAEEAAGIALLAVILTALLILGCWFYRKRGGYKMIRSGRGGGGQSWREMMRAGQYSESGSGAENKLAMTEFSSLQPMIPNAPPAYEKIASGPSPPPYTP; encoded by the exons ATGGCTGCTGCTGAACCCGTGACGGTCATGAGAACAACTCAAGGGCTTTCAGagagtctctcacacacacacagatcttcaGAGCCCTTCAGACCAGCTCAAACACACTCCACTGCAG GTGTATCTGCTGATTCTGGGATCATGTCTTACGGAGGATCAGGTTCAGTGTCTCGAGGAGAATTCAGTGTTCATTTCTCCAGCAGACGAGGAGCAGGACTCATACGAGCAGAAGA ggccgCAGGTATCGCTCTCCTGGCCGTCATCCTCACAGCGCTGCTCATTCTGGGCTGCTGGTTTTATCGAAAACGCGGTGGATATAAGATGATCCGG agtggaCGCGGTGGCGGTGGTCAGTCGTGGAGGGAGATGATGAGAGCCGGTCAGTACAGTGAGTCTGGATCTGGAGCAGAAAACAAACTGGCCATGACGGAGTTCAGCAGCCTACAGCCAAtg ATCCCCAACGCTCCTCCAGCATACGAGAAGATCGCCTCTGGACCATCACCTCCACCATACAcaccttaa